One window from the genome of Gavia stellata isolate bGavSte3 chromosome 10, bGavSte3.hap2, whole genome shotgun sequence encodes:
- the LOC104250736 gene encoding pancreatic alpha-amylase, whose amino-acid sequence MQVLLLLAAAGFCWGQYNPNTQAGRTSIVHLFEWRWADIALECERYLAPNGFGGVQVSPPSENIVLTNPNRPWWERYQPVSYKLCTRSGNENEFRDMVTRCNNVGVHIYVDAVVNHMCGAAGGSGTHSTCGSYFNAGNRDFPAVPYSGWDFNDGKCHTGSGEIENYGDMYQVRDCRLASLLDLALEKDYVRSKVAEYMNYLIDIGVAGFRIDAAKHMWPGDIKAFLDKLKNLNTKWFSTGTKPFIYQEVIDLGGEPIKGSEYFGNGRVTEFKYGAKLGTVIRKWNGEKMAYLKNWGEGWGFMPSDRALVFVDNHDNQRGHGAGGASILTFWDPRLYKMAVGFMLAHPYGFTRVMSSFRWPRYFVNGRDVNDWIGPPSNSDGSTKPVTINADTTCGNDWVCEHRWRQIKNMVIFRNVVDGQPFSNWWDNGSNQVAFGRGSKGFIIFNNDDWNMNVYVQTGLPAGTYCDVISGQKEGNKCTGIQVYVSGDGMANFQISNNAEDPFVAIHVNAKL is encoded by the exons ATGCAAGTCCTCCTCCTACTTGCAGCTGCAGGGTTTTGCTGGGGGCAGTACAACCCCAACACTCAGGCTGGGAGGACGTCTATTGTACATCTCTTTGAATGGCGCTGGGCTGACATTGCTCTTGAGTGTGAACGCTATTTAGCTCCTAATGGATTTGGAGGAGTTCAG GTTTCACCTCCAAGTGAAAATATTGTCCTTACTAACCCAAACAGACCCTGGTGGGAAAGATACCAGCCCGTCAGCTACAAGCTCTGCACTCGATCAGGAAACGAAAATGAATTCAGAGACATGGTGACCAGATGCAACAACGTTGGC GTTCATATTTATGTGGATGCTGTTGTCAACCACATGTGTGGGGCTGCGGGTGGCTCAGGCACCCATTCTACCTGTGGAAGCTATTTTAATGCTGGGAACAGAGATTTTCCAGCTGTGCCGTACTCTGGCTGGGATTTCAATGATGGCAAATGTCACACTGGAAGTGGAGAAATTGAAAATTATGGTGATATGTATCAG GTCCGGGACTGCCGCTTGGCTAGCCTTCTTGATCTGGCTCTGGAGAAGGACTATGTACGCTCAAAAGTTGCCGAGTACATGAACTATCTCATTGATATTGGTGTAGCAGGCTTCCGAATTGATGCTGCCAAGCATATGTGGCCTGGGGacataaaagcatttctggacAAGCTGAAAAATCTAAATACTAAATGGTTTTCCACAGGAACTAAACCTTTCATTTACCAGGAG GTAATTGACTTGGGTGGAGAGCCGATCAAAGGCAGTGAGTACTTTGGAAATGGCCGAGTAACAGAATTCAAGTACGGTGCAAAACTGGGGACAGTGATCCGCAAGTGGAACGGAGAAAAGATGGCCTACTTAAA GAACTGGGGAGAAGGCTGGGGCTTTATGCCTTCCGATAGAGCCCTGGTCTTCGTGGATAATCACGATAACCAGCGGGGGCACGGCGCCGGTGGAGCTTCCATTCTAACCTTCTGGGACCCCAG GCTTTATAAAATGGCAGTTGGTTTCATGCTTGCTCATCCATATGGGTTCACACGTGTGATGTCAAGTTTTCGCTGGCCAAGATATTTTGTAAATGGACGG GACGTCAATGACTGGATTGGACCACCAAGTAACTCGGATGGATCAACAAAGCCTGTTACAATCAATGCAGACACCACCTGTGGCAACGACTGGGTTTGTGAGCATCGCTGGCGCCAAATAAA GAACATGGTTATCTTCCGTAATGTGGTGGACGGTCAGCCTTTCTCCAACTGGTGGGACAACGGCAGCAATCAAGTAGCTTTTGGCCGTGGTAGTAAAGGCTTCATCATTTTCAATAATGATGACTG GAATATGAACGTCTATGTGCAAACTGGACTGCCTGCTGGTACCTACTGTGATGTTATTTCTGGACAAAAGGAGGGCAACAAATGTACTGGAATACAGGTGTATGTTTCTGGTGATGGCATGGCTAATTTCCAGATTAGTAACAATGCTGAAGATCCATTTGTTGCAATTCACGTTAATGCCAAGTTATAA